In Haloarcula sp. H-GB4, a single genomic region encodes these proteins:
- a CDS encoding ubiquitin-like small modifier protein 1 — MDVTVYGSLRAATGAKTVEITVDGDTVGAVITAFVDAYPRAKSQLVDADGELRPSVRVMVDGDNASHDQRVPSGAAVELFPAMRGG; from the coding sequence GTGGACGTGACCGTGTACGGGTCGCTCCGGGCGGCGACAGGGGCGAAGACAGTCGAAATTACAGTCGATGGCGACACTGTTGGAGCCGTGATTACGGCCTTCGTCGACGCGTATCCGCGTGCGAAGTCACAGTTAGTCGATGCGGACGGCGAACTCCGACCGAGTGTGCGAGTGATGGTCGACGGGGACAACGCCTCCCACGACCAGCGGGTCCCGTCCGGCGCGGCGGTCGAACTCTTTCCGGCGATGCGAGGTGGGTGA